The nucleotide sequence GACCCTTGGCATACTGGTCCAGAGCACGGGACAGCCTCTGCTCGCGCGCCACCATGGACACGAGCTCGATCTCTGCACCGGCCAGGTCGATGGTCGCCGGCGCCACCACGATCCGATCGGACTCGGGGGAGGGCGCGACCACCTGAGCCAGCTCCATCTCATCGACGAGGACGTCGTAGACGCCGTCAACCTCCGAGCTGTGCGGGACGCCCAGGGCGGTGGAGGCATTGCCCTGCGGATCGTTGTCGACCACCAGAACGTTGAGACCCTGCTTGGCCAGGCCCACTGCCAGGTTGACGGCGGTGCTCGTCTTGCCCACGCCGCCCTTCTGGTTGCTGACCGTGATCACGCGAGTGCGCTCAGGCCGCTGAAGCTGCACGTGCTCGAGTCGGCGACGTCGCTGATTCTCTTCCACGAGCTTCCTTCCGAGGGGGGTGTCTCCCGCGCCTTGTGCGGCGGCTGTCGCGTCGGCGTCCTGTCTTGCAGTCAACCGCGATCCGCGGTCCGGTTGCACTGCCGAATCCTGCGAGACCGGATCAGGGGGAAGACCGAAGTCATAGCCGTGAGGCCTGTCGTTCTGGGTCACCACGTCGCCTTCCTCGGTCCTTTGTGATATGCATCACATTACATGTCGCGGCCGCTGAGGGGCCTGCCCCACACTACCCAAGACGCTTCCCCGGACCGTCGATCGAGGTCAGCGCCTCGAGACCGATTCAGAGGACGACTCGTACCACGGTGGTCGGCTCCTCGAGCAGCTCCGAGCCCAGGGTGAGCACCTCGGTCTGCGCGACGCGGTGCCGCTTGAGCTGCTTGCGTGCCTTATCGATCTCCTGCTGCGCCGACCGGCCCTTGAGCGCGAGCAGCTCACCGGAGCCCTGCAGCAGCGGAAGCGTGAAGTCCAACAGACCGCCGAGCGCGGAGACAGCGCGGGCCGTGACCACGTCCGGCGCGGAACCGCCCGGCAGCTCCTCGACCTGCTCGCCGCGCGCACGCAGGACCTGCACGTTCTCGAGCTGCAGATCCTGGACGATCTCGTTCAGCCAGGTCACGCGGCGCTCGAGCGGCTCGATCAGCGTGAGCTCCAGATCGGGGCGTGCGATCGCCAGGCACAGCCCGGGAAGTCCCGCCCCGGAGCCCACATCGGCCACACGGGCATCCTGCGGGATCAGTGCCTCCACCACGGCGCAGTTCAGGACGTGACGTCCCCACAGCCGCGGAGCCTCACGCGGACCGATCAGTCCGCGCACGATGCCCGATGAGGCAAGGTGCTCCACATAGCGCTGGGCTAGCTCGAGCCGGTCGCCGAACAGGCTCTGCGCGGCCTCGGCCTCACGCCCCTGCAGCTCGGGAGCCGGCTGGGCGACGGCTCCGTCGGACTCCGCCTGCCTGCTGC is from Kocuria palustris and encodes:
- the rsmG gene encoding 16S rRNA (guanine(527)-N(7))-methyltransferase RsmG, whose product is MTEQHPGERSDRSRQAESDGAVAQPAPELQGREAEAAQSLFGDRLELAQRYVEHLASSGIVRGLIGPREAPRLWGRHVLNCAVVEALIPQDARVADVGSGAGLPGLCLAIARPDLELTLIEPLERRVTWLNEIVQDLQLENVQVLRARGEQVEELPGGSAPDVVTARAVSALGGLLDFTLPLLQGSGELLALKGRSAQQEIDKARKQLKRHRVAQTEVLTLGSELLEEPTTVVRVVL